One Malus sylvestris chromosome 14, drMalSylv7.2, whole genome shotgun sequence DNA segment encodes these proteins:
- the LOC126600467 gene encoding mitogen-activated protein kinase kinase 9-like, whose translation MALIRERRQFNLGLPLPDLSERRPRFSLPLPPTAVTSNTSSSAILAAELERLEVLGHGNGGTVYKVRHKRTSANYAYKLVQGDSDPTVRRQLFREMEILRRTDSPYVVHCHAIFEQPSGDIGILMEYMDYGTLETLLKSNGTFSEPKLAHVARQVLNGLNYLHTHKIIHRDIKPTNLLVNSNMEVKIADFGVSKIMCRTLDACNSYVGTCAYMSPERFDPDTYGGNYNGYASDIWSLGLTLMELYMGHFPFLPPGQRPDWATLMCAICFGEPPTLPEGVSEEFRSFMECCLQKESGKRWSAAQLLTHPFVCKDR comes from the coding sequence ATGGCTCTTATCCGTGAACGCCGCCAGTTCAACCTCGGCCTCCCCTTGCCCGACCTCTCCGAGCGCCGCCCTCgtttctctctccccctccctcCCACCGCCGTCACCTCCAACACCTCCTCCTCCGCTATCTTGGCCGCAGAACTCGAGAGACTCGAAGTCCTCGGCCACGGAAACGGCGGTACCGTCTACAAGGTCCGCCACAAGCGGACTTCAGCCAATTACGCTTACAAACTCGTCCAAGGTGACTCCGACCCCACCGTCCGCCGTCAACTCTTCCGCGAGATGGAAATCCTCCGCCGCACAGACTCTCCGTACGTCGTCCACTGCCACGCAATCTTCGAGCAGCCCTCCGGCGACATCGGGATTCTCATGGAGTACATGGACTATGGCACCCTCGAGACCCTGCTTAAATCCAACGGCACCTTCTCCGAGCCAAAACTTGCCCACGTGGCGCGGCAAGTTCTTAACGGCCTCAACTACCTCCACACCCACAAAATCATCCACCGCGACATCAAACCAACAAATCTTCTTGTAAACAGCAACATGGAGGTAAAAATCGCCGACTTCGGCGTGAGCAAGATCATGTGCCGAACGTTGGATGCCTGCAACTCATACGTCGGAACTTGCGCTTACATGAGCCCGGAAAGATTCGACCCGGATACCTACGGCGGCAATTACAACGGCTACGCCAGTGACATATGGAGTTTGGGGCTGACCCTGATGGAGCTCTACATGGGTCACTTCCCGTTCTTGCCTCCGGGTCAGAGACCCGACTGGGCCACCCTCATGTGTGCCATATGTTTCGGAGAGCCCCCCACCTTGCCGGAGGGGGTGTCCGAGGAGTTTCGGAGCTTCATGGAGTGTTGCTTGCAGAAGGAGTCTGGCAAGAGGTGGTCCGCCGCTCAGCTTCTGACCCACCCCTTCGTCTGTAAAGATAGGTGA
- the LOC126600602 gene encoding potassium channel SKOR-like yields MHGAERRKSSGGGAHDQYEDEGSTFEDDDDYEEEHINDDSKKQWLWKLGRFIACTTAGDSTTLTTTPGSTSTGSRSSSASSFLDRLVIHPDNWLYVGWTHFILLWAVYSSFFTPLEFGFFRGLPENLFLLDIAGQLAFLVDIVVRFFVAYRDFHSHRIVYNRNLIALRYLKSRFLVDLLGCLPWDAIYKASGKEEGVRYLLWIRLSRARRVTEFFEKLEKDIRINYLFTRIAKLFVVELYSTHTAACIFYYLATTIPPSREGYTWIGSLKMGDYSYSHFREIDLWKRYVTSLYFAVVTMATVGYGEIHAVNVREMIFIMFYVSFDMLLGAYLLGNITALIVKGSKTEKFRDKMAELIKYMKKNRLDRGISKDIKNHLRLQYDRSYTEAAVLQDIPASIRSKISQKLYEPYIKEVSLFKGCSLGFIKQIATKIHEEFFLPGEVIIEQGQAVDQLYIVCHGELEKVRRDEDSESEELLERLQTYSSFGEVSFLCNTPQPYSVRASQLCRVLRLDKQSFREILDIHFLDGRIILNNLLEGKDVNTRNKLLESDIILYIGKHEMELVMKVNCAAYDGDFYRVKRLIGAGADPNKMDYDGRSPLHVAASKGFVDITRFLIEQGAAAEMSDKYGNTPLLEAIKNGHDEVGSLLVKAGASLAVDDAGDFLCTTAARRNMELLKRLLSNDINPNAKNYDQRSPLHVAASEGLYPMAEFLLEAGASVLSKDRWGRTPLDEARIGGNKKLIKLLEVARASQLSDFSDHSQETG; encoded by the exons ATGCATGGAGCTGAAAGGAGAAAATCGTCAGGAGGAGGTGCTCATGATCAGTACGAAGATGAGGGGTCGACGTTTGAGGATGATGATGATTATGAGGAGGAGCATATTAATGATGATTCTAAGAAACAGTGGCTGTGGAAATTAGGGCGTTTTATCGCTTGTACGACTGCCGGCGACTCCACCACTCTTACTACTACTCCTGGCAGTACAAGTACTGGAAGCAGATCATCGTCTGCATCTTCGTTTCTTGATCGACTCGTTATTCATCCTGATAACTG GTTGTACGTGGGGTGGACGCATTTCATTCTGCTATGGGCAGTCTATTCGTCCTTCTTCACGCCATTGGAGTTCGGCTTCTTCCGGGGTCTGCCCGAGAATCTGTTCCTGCTCGACATCGCCGGCCAGCTGGCCTTCCTTGTCGACATCGTCGTACGCTTCTTCGTGGCCTACCGAGACTTTCACTCGCACCGTATTGTCTACAACCGCAACCTCATCGCTCTCCGCTACTTGAAGTCTCGATTTCTCGTTGATTTGCTCGGTTGTCTGCCTTGGGACGCCATCTACAAG GCTTCTGGGAAAGAAGAGGGAGTGAGGTACCTGTTATGGATAAGACTAAGTCGAGCACGCAGAGTAACAGAGTTTTTTGAGAAGTTGGAGAAAGATATAAGGATCAACTACCTTTTTACAAGAATTGCCAAACTTTTTGTTGTGGAACTTTATAGCACACACACGGCTGCCTGCATCTTTTATTACCTTGCTACTACCATACCTCCGTCACGGGAAGGATACACATGGATTGGAAGTTTGAAGATGGGTGACTATAGCTATTCCCATTTTAGAGAAATTGACCTTTGGAAGCGTTACGTTACCTCACTCTATTTCGCCGTTGTTACCATGGCAACCGTTG GATATGGAGAGATACATGCAGTGAATGTGAGGGAAATGATATTCATCATGTTTTATGTGTCTTTTGACATGCTTTTGGGTGCTTATCTGCTGGGTAACATTACCGCACTGATTGTAAAAGGATCAAAAACTGAAAAGTTTAGGGACAAGATGGCCGAACTTATAAAATACATGAAGAAAAACAGGCTTGATAGGGGGATAAGTAAGGATATCAAAAATCATTTGAGATTACAGTATGATCGTAGCTACACCGAAGCGGCTGTTCTTCAGGATATTCCAGCCTCCATTCGCAGCAAG ATTTCACAGAAATTATATGAACCATACATCAAAGAAGTTTCTCTTTTTAAGGGATGCTCTTTAGGATTCATAAAGCAGATT gcaaccaaaattcatgaggAGTTTTTCCTTCCAGGAGAAGTGATCATAGAGCAGGGACAAGCAGTGGATCAATTATACATAGTATGCCATGGGGAGCTG GAGAAGGTGAGAAGGGATGAAGACAGTGAAAGTGAAGAGCTCCTTGAGCGCCTGCAAACCTATAGCTCGTTTGGCGaggtttcttttctttgtaataCTCCCCAGCCATATTCTGTTCGGGCTAGTCAACTGTGCAGGGTCTTGCGACTTGATAAACAATCTTTTAGGGAAATCCTGGATATACATTTCTTAGATGGGCGGATTATCCTAAACAACCTCCTCGAG GGAAAAGACGTGAATACCCGGAACAAGCTTTTGGAATCAGATATCATCCTATATATTGGAAAGCATGAAATGGAGTTAGTTATGAAAGTAAATTGTGCTGCCTATGATGGAGATTTTTATCGAGTAAAACGTTTGATTGGAGCTGGAGCTGATCCCAACAAGATGGACTATGACGGAAGGTCGCCTTTG CATGTTGCTGCATCAAAAGGGTTTGTTGATATCACTCGTTTCCTTATTGAACAAGGAGCGGCCGCTGAGATGTCAG ATAAATATGGGAACACTCCTTTACTTGAAGCCATTAAAAATGGGCACGACGAAGTAGGTTCTTTACTTGTTAAGGCGGGGGCATCACTCGCTGTTGATGATGCCGGTGATTTTCTCTGTACCACGGCAGCAAGGAGGAATATGGAGCTTCTGAAAAGGCTTTTATCCAATGACATAAACCCGAATGCGAAAAATTATGATCAGCGGTCACCACTTCATGTAGCTGCTTCAGAAGGCTTATATCCAATGGCAGAATTCCTTTTAGAAGCAGGAGCAAGTGTTCTATCAAAGGACAG ATGGGGAAGAACTCCACTTGATGAAGCCCGCATAGGTGGAAATAAGAAACTgatcaaattgcttgaagtcgCCAGAGCTTCTCAGTTGTCAGATTTCTCCGATCATTCTCAAGAAACTGGTTAA
- the LOC126599193 gene encoding uncharacterized protein LOC126599193, with amino-acid sequence MATILPRSFALKSNNNKKYLRYIHQRIENLDGLVQLSEEDVKSEYARFQMEPADSGYGGLVHIKCCFNNKYLRRANDHQYWIVAGANEPEEDKKHWSCTLFEPVVVHSDNKAVFRLLHVQLGHFVTSFTVNDFNQCLFAERNTPNLHNDMDVYTVVDLEPLVLPSPFVLQSNNNNRYLRYMLDQENNIHQILQFSAQDRTSEFAQFQVERANSRDHQNNHYVHIKCLYNNKYLRRMDINRSLILAAADDRDENTGRWTCTLFKPESVGPTGNNHNNVLCRLRHVATGLYTKPFVDNRLELRLGEENPDPQEVDVYTAIRTHT; translated from the coding sequence ATGGCAACAATACTACCAAGGTCTTTTGCACTGaaatcaaacaacaacaaaaaatacttGCGCTACATACATCAACGTATCGAGAATCTTGATGGGCTTGTGCAACTCTCCGAAGAGGATGTTAAGAGCGAGTACGCAAGGTTCCAAATGGAGCCGGCAGACAGCGGTTACGGAGGACTCGTGCATATCAAATGCTGTTTCAACAACAAGTACTTGAGAAGGGCGAACGATCACCAGTACTGGATTGTAGCTGGAGCTAACGAACCAGAGGAAGATAAAAAACATTGGTCCTGCACATTATTCGAGCCTGTGGTTGTCCATTCAGACAACAAGGCAGTCTTCCGATTACTCCACGTGCAACTCGGGCACTTTGTGACGTCATTCACTGTTAACGACTTCAACCAGTGCCTCTTCGCAGAGAGAAACACCCCCAACCTCCACAACGATATGGATGTGTACACAGTCGTCGACTTGGAACCGCTTGTACTACCGAGCCCTTTTGTGCTGCaatcaaacaacaacaacaggtACTTGCGCTACATGCTTGATCAAGAAAACAACATTCATCAGATTCTCCAATTCTCCGCACAGGATCGTACGAGCGAGTTCGCACAGTTCCAAGTGGAGCGGGCAAACAGTAGGGACCACCAAAATAATCATTACGTTCATATCAAATGCTTGTACAACAACAAATACTTGAGAAGGATGGACATAAACAGGTCATTGATCCTTGCTGCGGCTGACGATCGAGATGAAAACACAGGCAGATGGACTTGCACATTGTTCAAGCCTGAAAGTGTCGGACCAACCGGCAACAACCACAACAATGTGCTCTGCCGACTACGCCATGTGGCAACTGGCCTCTATACAAAGCCATTTGTTGACAACAGATTAGAATTACGCCTGGGCGAAGAAAACCCTGACCCCCAAGAAGTTGATGTCTACACAGCAATTCGCACCCATACATGA